A window of Persephonella sp. genomic DNA:
CAATGCTTACAAGAAAACCACCAATCGCAATAATTGCACCTGGCCGTGTTTACAGAAAAGATGCAGACCCAACCCACTCACCGATGTTCCACCAGATAGAAGGTCTACTTGTTGATGAAAATGTGACATTTAGAGACCTGAAAGGTATCCTGAAAATATTCTTAGAATCTGTATTCGGCAAAGACGTAGGCATAAGATTCAGACCAAGCTATTTCCCATTTACAGAACCATCAGCAGAAGTTGATATAAGCTGCACAGTTTGCGGTGGAAAAGGATGCCGTGTCTGCAAAGGAACAGGATGGCTTGAGATACTCGGATGTGGAATGGTTGACCCTAATGTATTCAAAGCGGTAAATATAGACCCTGATAAATATTCAGGATTTGCATTCGGGCTTGGTATAGAAAGGATTGCAATGCTTAAATACAGAATTACCGATATCAGACTACTATTTGAAAACAACATGAGATTTAACCATCAGTTCAAGGGGATAAGATGAGAGTTCCTTATTCATGGATAAAAGAGTTTCTTGATATAGATGAACCTGCAGAGAAGGTAGCAGAAAAACTTAATGAAACAGGTATTGAAACAGTTGTAGAAAAGTTTGGACAACCGATAGGCAATATTGTTGTTGTAAAAATACTCTCTGTTGAAAAACATCCTGAAAGGGATAGACTTCTTATATGCAGAGTTACCGACGGAGATAAAGAGTATCAGGTAGTAACAGCAGCCAAAAATGTATTCACAGGTGCAAAGGTTATACTGGCAAAGGAAGGAGCCCAGATAGGTGATATCACTATAAAACCTGTAAAATTCGGCTCCTTTCAATCTGAAGGAATGTTCTTATCCCTTGAGGAATTAGGTCTTGCAGAAAAAGCAGAAGGGGTTTTGATACTTCCTGATGAAGTAAAGGAAGGCACAGACCCAAATAAACTCCTTGGACTTGGTGAGGATTACATATTTGAGATTGAGATAACCCCAAATAGAGGAGATGCTCTCAGCGTTAGGGGTTTAGCCAGAGAAATAGGGGCTATTTTCGGTATTAAAAGAAAAGAAAAATATCCTGTTGTTTCAATAGCACAGGAAAATCCACCACAGATAGAACTCCAAACAGACAAAGTAAGCAGATACAGAGGAATAGTAATCAAAGGGGTAAAAATCCAGCCTTCTCCATTTGACCTGCAGCTGAAACTTATAAAATGTGGACAAAACCCAATCAATAATGTGGTGGATATCACCAACTATATTCTCCTTCAGGAAGGGCAACCTTTACATGCCTTTGATTTAAATAAAATTAAAGGCAAGGTTATAGTTAGAAATGCAAAAGAAGGAGAAACAATTATCACCCTTGACGGAGAAGAGAGAAAACTAACAACTGAAGATATTGTGATAGCAGATGAAGAAAAACCAATTGCAATAGCCGGTGTAATCGGCGGAGAAAACACAAAAGTTGATGAAAACACAACAGACATTCTCCTTGAGGCTGCAGTTTTTGATAATATCTCTGTCAGAAAAACAGCAAAAAGACTGGCTATCAGCACAGAGTCTTCATACAGATTTGAAAGGGGAGTGGATATAGAAAATCTCCCAAATGCTCAGGATAAAGCAGTTGAACTTATTGTGAAACTTGCAGGTGGAGAGGCTGTAGGTGAAACAGATATATACCCTAAACCATATCAACCTGCAAAAATAAAACTTAGAGAAAAAACTACCAGCAGAATTTTGGGAATAGATATCCCCAAAGAAAGGGCAAAAGAATTACTGGAAAGACTTGAAATCCCTACAGAAATTGTAGAAGATGGAACAATCTCAGAAATACCGGCATTCAGAGCATTTGATTTAGAAAGGGAGATAGACCTTGTTGAAGAGGTTGGCAGATTAGAAGGCCTAAATAAACTGGAAGAAACATATCCATCAATATCTGTAAAAAGCTATAAAAAAAGTGATAGCTTTCTGTTTGAGCTGAGAACAAGAGATTTCTTCAAAGATAACGGCCTTGATGAGGTCGTAACCTATACCTTTGTTGATGAGGACATTTACAACATTTTAGGACTTCCTGTCCCTCAGATACAGATTAAGAACTATCTACTAAAAACACAGAGTATAATGAGGGACAACCTTGCAGTTAGTTTGATAAAAACTCTGCAGCATAACTTAAGATTCCAGAATAGAGACCTGAAAATATTTGAAATATCATCTGCTTTCTTTGAAGACCATGAGGAGG
This region includes:
- the pheT gene encoding phenylalanine--tRNA ligase subunit beta → MRVPYSWIKEFLDIDEPAEKVAEKLNETGIETVVEKFGQPIGNIVVVKILSVEKHPERDRLLICRVTDGDKEYQVVTAAKNVFTGAKVILAKEGAQIGDITIKPVKFGSFQSEGMFLSLEELGLAEKAEGVLILPDEVKEGTDPNKLLGLGEDYIFEIEITPNRGDALSVRGLAREIGAIFGIKRKEKYPVVSIAQENPPQIELQTDKVSRYRGIVIKGVKIQPSPFDLQLKLIKCGQNPINNVVDITNYILLQEGQPLHAFDLNKIKGKVIVRNAKEGETIITLDGEERKLTTEDIVIADEEKPIAIAGVIGGENTKVDENTTDILLEAAVFDNISVRKTAKRLAISTESSYRFERGVDIENLPNAQDKAVELIVKLAGGEAVGETDIYPKPYQPAKIKLREKTTSRILGIDIPKERAKELLERLEIPTEIVEDGTISEIPAFRAFDLEREIDLVEEVGRLEGLNKLEETYPSISVKSYKKSDSFLFELRTRDFFKDNGLDEVVTYTFVDEDIYNILGLPVPQIQIKNYLLKTQSIMRDNLAVSLIKTLQHNLRFQNRDLKIFEISSAFFEDHEEVRAGILATGRYIKGFNYTKGDKKFSTTEKWDFLKLKGIIESYLHGLGFTDVEYKPSEKPFLNPYESAEIYVNNQNIGYLGRIHPEKADKLEIPKDVYIGELKLRYVSRKLQEDTLNKTGYLFNLYLTRKLPEFKELPKYPSVKRDFAFEVDENLQVDKLLKAIKDSSNLVEKVELFDVYFIDKNRKSVAVSVEFRAEDRSLSDEEVNKISEEMIEKLEKTFENLKLRA